CTCGTCTTCGTCTTCGACCGCATCACGCGAGGGCTCACCGCGGTCATCGGGGGCGAGGCGGACATCGAGACGCCGTACACCGACGAGTGAGGCGGGTAGTGAGACCGTTGGGTCTGCCCTCGCTATCGTCGCTCGCTCGCCGAGCGACGAGAGGACATCTCGAAGCGGGTGACCCCACTGATCGCGGAGATTCTGCGGCGAAGCGATGGCTACACCACGGAGATCCGTCCCCAGGGGGTGTTCGAGGCGCTGTCTCTCCTGGAAGTCGTCGCGGCGAACGAGGACGCTCACAACGAGCTCGGTTGGAGCGGGGATGACGTGTTCAAAGAGATCGTCATCACGATTCTGAACAGGGTCTGCTTCGGCAGTAACCAGCGGCTGTCCACGAATCGTGTCGGGTTCGACTACTGAGGATACACGTTGCGCGTTCACCACTCCCTCGGCAACCGATCAGTGACTGAGAGATTCACCAGCCCCGGTGGACCGTACTCCTTTGGCTGAGGGTAGAAAAGACGATTACATGACAACTCTCGCGTCGCTCCGCCGGCGAGCTGCTACGCACCGCCTGGGCACCTACATCGCGCTTACGTTTCTCGTGACATGGGGGTTCTGGGGAGGCGTCGTCCTCTTCGAACCGTCTGCGACGACGCTTCTCCAACTCGTTGGCGGATTCGGACCGTTGATCGCCGCCGCGATCACCGCCTGGATCGCCGGGGATGTTCGTCCCTGGGCCGCGCAACTCGTGCGCTGGCGGGTTCCAGTGCGGTGGTGGGCGTACGCTGTGCTCGTCCCGGGAGGGATCGTCGGCCTCGTCGTCGTCGGAAGCGTCGGATTCGGCGGCGGGATCGACGTCAGTCGGCTTCCCGGGGCCGGTTCGATCGTCGCGATCGGGGTCCTCACGTTCCTCCGCGGAGGGCTCGAGGAACCTGGCTGGCGTGGAATGGCGCTCCCCCTTCTCCAGAAGCGATTCAATGCGACCGTTGCGAGCGGCGTACTCGGCGTCGTTTGGACGACGTGGCACCTCCCGTTGTTCGTCACACAGGGGACGAACCAAGCGGGCTCCTCGCTCGTTTTGTACGGGATGAGCGTCCTCCCGCTCACGG
This genomic interval from Halobaculum marinum contains the following:
- a CDS encoding CPBP family intramembrane glutamic endopeptidase; this encodes MTTLASLRRRAATHRLGTYIALTFLVTWGFWGGVVLFEPSATTLLQLVGGFGPLIAAAITAWIAGDVRPWAAQLVRWRVPVRWWAYAVLVPGGIVGLVVVGSVGFGGGIDVSRLPGAGSIVAIGVLTFLRGGLEEPGWRGMALPLLQKRFNATVASGVLGVVWTTWHLPLFVTQGTNQAGSSLVLYGMSVLPLTVLLTVLYNNTRGSVLLAMLFHTTWNAIQGVVGPAITGAGRVSPNVLVLVVLWIAALGAIAIHGVSDLSGERLMEIPRPTR